Proteins co-encoded in one bacterium genomic window:
- a CDS encoding deaminase, producing MIIGLTGKNASGKGEVAQVLKEGGFHYLSLSDLLREELKKRGMEILRENLIKVGNEMRQTYGGGYLADKALQQIDVDKNYIVDSIRNPREVEVLRRLSNFRLIHVTAVPQVRFERIKSRNREGDPKTFAEFEKLEAREAKSADPNTQQLDETGRLADAEVENNASIDQLRDKVRDTIRQLAMDTPRPSWDAYFMGIARMVALRSNCLKRKVAAVIVHDRRIISTGYNGTPRGIRNCNEGGCPRCNSFGKSGVDLEECFCSHAEENSITQAAYHGVAIKGGSLYTTFSPCLICTKMIINSGITEVVYNSQYPMAEQAIGLLKEAGIAVRLLEMK from the coding sequence ATGATCATCGGTCTTACTGGAAAAAACGCATCTGGCAAGGGCGAAGTTGCCCAAGTGTTGAAGGAGGGCGGCTTCCATTACCTTTCGCTCTCCGACCTGCTCCGCGAGGAGCTGAAAAAACGGGGGATGGAGATCCTTCGCGAAAACCTGATCAAGGTCGGCAACGAAATGCGCCAGACCTACGGCGGCGGCTATCTGGCCGACAAGGCCCTCCAGCAGATCGACGTCGACAAGAACTACATCGTCGACTCGATCCGCAATCCCCGGGAGGTCGAGGTCCTGCGCCGGCTGAGCAATTTTCGCCTGATCCACGTGACCGCGGTGCCCCAGGTTCGCTTCGAGCGGATCAAGTCGCGCAACCGCGAGGGCGACCCCAAGACCTTCGCCGAGTTCGAGAAGCTCGAGGCCCGGGAGGCCAAATCGGCCGACCCCAACACCCAGCAGCTCGACGAGACCGGCCGTTTGGCCGACGCCGAGGTCGAGAACAACGCCAGCATCGACCAGCTTCGGGACAAGGTCCGCGACACGATCCGCCAACTGGCGATGGACACGCCGCGGCCCTCCTGGGACGCTTATTTCATGGGAATCGCCCGGATGGTGGCCTTGCGCAGCAATTGCCTGAAGCGCAAGGTCGCGGCGGTGATCGTCCACGACCGCCGGATCATCTCGACCGGCTACAACGGCACGCCCCGCGGCATCCGCAACTGCAACGAAGGCGGCTGTCCCCGATGCAACAGCTTCGGCAAGTCCGGCGTCGACTTGGAAGAGTGCTTTTGCAGCCATGCCGAAGAGAACTCCATCACTCAAGCCGCTTATCATGGCGTGGCCATCAAGGGCGGCAGCCTTTACACCACTTTCTCTCCCTGCCTCATCTGCACCAAGATGATCATCAACAGCGGCATCACCGAGGTGGTCTACAATTCCCAATACCCGATGGCCGAGCAGGCCATCGGCCTCCTGAAAGAAGCCGGCATCGCGGTGCGTCTCTTGGAAATGAAGTAG
- a CDS encoding DUF882 domain-containing protein, which translates to MARFRFQFLLTALFSTISITAAEAQAGRFFLMGDGVLTVNGQKVPFRQGDGNYDPAGLKALNQIFKADWAQEEERMDLRFLEAMDYIQDQLRGRGYNLKSGYRSPRLNQSLRNKGKLAAQSSMHMEAAAGDLILLGVNSADVYEFVKGLDCCGIGYYHGRHFHFDTGPARYWDETSSKTEDKTPQENEKIILQPEFDRYRSGETMRMKFMRATNYPFGADAMVEVLKADDSKVAGHTSLTATGKECLIVQDRHQGRTLSAKLPELKPGSYVLRIHFCNRYDYAKMPESILTRPFEIAKDLR; encoded by the coding sequence ATGGCCAGATTTCGTTTCCAATTCTTGCTCACGGCCTTATTCAGCACAATTTCCATCACGGCCGCCGAGGCTCAGGCCGGCCGCTTCTTCCTGATGGGCGACGGGGTTCTCACGGTCAACGGTCAAAAGGTTCCGTTCCGCCAAGGTGACGGCAACTACGATCCGGCGGGCTTGAAGGCCTTGAACCAGATCTTCAAGGCCGATTGGGCCCAGGAGGAAGAAAGGATGGATCTCCGCTTCCTCGAGGCCATGGACTATATCCAAGACCAGCTCCGAGGCCGCGGCTACAATTTGAAATCGGGCTACCGCAGCCCCCGGCTCAATCAATCGCTCCGCAACAAGGGCAAGCTGGCCGCCCAATCCAGCATGCACATGGAGGCCGCGGCCGGCGACCTCATCTTGCTCGGGGTGAATTCGGCCGATGTTTACGAATTCGTCAAAGGCCTGGACTGCTGCGGCATCGGCTACTATCACGGCCGCCACTTCCACTTCGACACCGGCCCTGCTCGATATTGGGACGAAACTTCGAGCAAGACCGAGGACAAGACGCCGCAAGAAAACGAGAAGATCATCCTCCAACCCGAATTCGACCGTTACCGCTCCGGCGAAACCATGAGGATGAAATTCATGCGGGCAACGAACTATCCCTTCGGCGCCGACGCGATGGTCGAGGTGCTCAAGGCCGACGACTCCAAGGTCGCCGGCCACACCAGCCTCACCGCCACCGGCAAGGAATGCTTGATCGTCCAAGACCGCCACCAGGGTCGAACGCTCTCGGCCAAGCTTCCCGAGCTCAAACCCGGCTCTTACGTGCTGCGGATTCATTTCTGCAACCGCTACGATTACGCCAAAATGCCGGAGTCCATCCTGACCCGACCTTTTGAGATCGCAAAGGACCTTCGATGA